Within the Bacteroidota bacterium genome, the region AGATATCTCAGGAAAAATTGTTGAGGAAATGGCCGTCAACGAAGGTCAAAGTATTATGGAGTGGGAACCGGGAATCCTGCCGGAAGGAACTTATTTTATTACTTTCCAGGATCAAAAGGGAAACAGGTCGGAGACCCATAAGCTTCTGTATATAAAGTAAACCATTTTCGGACCTGTATTGAAACATCCCAGGCTAAATGAGGATTGTACCCGCATTGACCCATTATCTGGAAATGAAGACCAAACCCGAAAACCTTCCAGATTGTTTTCCGGAAGGGTTCGTGGTCAGCAGGCTACCAAACCCTGATCCTGATAAGTACCTGGAAATTTACCGTAACATTGGAGAAAAGTGGAAATGGTATAACCGGTTGCTGGTCAGCAGGGAAGAAATACAGAAAATCATACAACACCCGGATACCCGGATTTATATTTTACATCATAATGGACGAATCATTGGTTTTGCCGAACTCGACATGAGTGTGGCAGGATCGGTAGAGATCGTATACTTTGGGCTTTCAGAAGCCTATATTGGCAAGGGGCTTGGGAAAATATTCTTCGGGCTGGTTTTACAGGAAGCATGGAATACACATCCCGAAAGGGTATGGCTTCATACCTGCGAACTGGATCATCCTGCTGCCCTGGATTTTTATCGTAAAGCGGGATTCAGGGAATATCATTCAGAATATGTAAATCAAACGATTAAGTAAATAATTTGAGTGTTGGGGATGTAAAAAATAGTTACAGGGAGCAAGTTGCAGGGGGCAGGTTGCTGGGGGCTGAGGGCTGGTTGCAGGGGGCTGAGGGTGGGTTGCAACCTGAAGCCCTGAAATGGTTAAGCGATTTACATAAAACCAAATAAGTACATACTTTGAGGGTACTAAATGGTAAGATTACTGATTTAACAGGCTCCTGTTCAAAAAAAACATCATTGGGTGTTGAAATTTATAATGGTTACTATACTTTTGTGCATGATTTTCAGTTAATGGTTCACTTTACTATGTATTAACTACGCATGCGCGCTACAAAGATCATTTTTTTATTACTTATTTTCCTTATTACGTGCGACCGGCCGTCGAACCTTGCTTCCACGGCTCCGGACCAATACGCTTCCGTCACGGTCCCTGAACCTGCCAGCATTGAAACCAAGGCCGCCTGGATCGACAGCCTTTTCAGGCAAATGGCTTGCAATAACTGGTTTAATGGTACCGTGCTCTACGCGGAAAAAGGACACCTGATCTATAAAAATGCTTTTGGTTACAGCAAATTTAAAACCCGCGATTCCCTTAACCTCAATTCTGCCTTTCAACTTGCATCCGTTTCGAAGATGATTACGGCAATGTCGATCATGATCCTGAAGGAAAGGGAAGTGCTGGATTTCGAAGACACACTGCAAAAGTTCCTCCCTGATTTTCCTTATCAGGGGATTACGATACGGCATCTCCTCACACACAGATCAGGCTTATCAAGATACATGACGCTGGCGCATAATAAATGGCCTGACAAAAGCATCCCGCTTTCCAACGATGATATGCTGGAACTATTTGAAAAGTATAAACCCGCCCCGTATTTTAGTCCTGATAACGGATTTCATTACTGCAACACTAACTACGCGCTATTGGCATCTGTAGTAGAAAAAGCGACAGGTATGCCATTCGGGAAATTTGTGCGGGAATACATTTTCCTGCCACTGGGTATGCACGATTCGTTTGTCTACAGTCTTAAAAATGAATCCGGCATACCGGCATATCCACCGCTTGAAGTGATGGGTCATAAGAATTACCGGTGGAGGCCCTATCCGGTTCCCGACGATTATCTGAATGGAGTTACCGGCGATAAGGGCGTTTACGCCAGTGTTGAAGACTTGTTCAGATTTGACTGTGCTCTCAATGATTTCGCCCTGGTAAGTGAAAAGACTTTACAGCAAGCATTTATGCCAGGCAGCCCGAAATACTGGAGGCGTAACGACAACTACGGTTTTGGCTGGAGGATCAAAACACAGGAAGACAGTACTGTTTATCATTTCGGCTGGTGGAAAGGATTCCGGGCTTATTATATCCGCGATATGGCCCAGGGTAAGACGCTGATCGTGCTCAGCAATAAGGAAAAAGGGCCGGGATCTGCTGTGCTCTGGAACATCGTTGGAGACACATTACACCCTATCCGATTCCAAACCCGGGAAGCACTCTTTTCAAGTTTATAAACGTGTATTAAACCGGAGCTGCAACAAGTTTGAACCCGACACCATGCACATTCATCAGTTCAACGGAAGGATCAGCCTTCAAATATTTTCTGAGTTTAGTGACATATACATCCATACTGCGTGCGTTGAAATAACTGTCGTCGTGCCATATTCTGGTCAAAGCAATACTGCGGTCAACCGTTTCATTTAAATGCTCGCATAACAGTTCCAGTAAAGCGGATTCCTTGGAAGTTAGCCTTATTTCTTTTTCTTTGGTAAGAAGCACCTGTCGTGTCCTGTCAAATTTCAGGCTACCTAATGGAAAAACATCCTGCATAGGTTCCTCCTTCGATTCGGAAGCCCTGCGCAGAATGGCCCGTATCCTTGCCACCAACTCTTCCATGTTAAATGGCTTTGTGAGGTAATCATCGGCGCCAACCTCAAATCCCTTAAGCTTATCTTCCTGCATCGATTTAGCCGTAAGAAAAAGTATTGGTATTTCCTTATCCGATAATCGTATTTCTCTCGCCAGTGAAAAACCATCCATCACCGGCATCATCACATCAATAATGCAAAAATCAAATTTTTGCTTCTGGTAGGCCTTAAGAGCTTCCTGTCCGTTCACCCCCAGGGTGGTGTTGAAACCTTTAGCCTCCAGATATGCTTTTAATATGGTACCCAGATTTCTGTCGTCTTCTGCCAGTAAAATATTGATCTTCTCCGAATCCATAGCTTTCAGTTTTTATTGGTCTGATAGGGTAAAAATACATCAAATTTCGTTCCTTTTCGCAATTCGCTCTCCAGCTTCACCGATCCTCCGTGTGCGTCCACAATGGCTTTGACATAACTCAGCCCCAGGCCGAAGCCTTTGAAATCATGTACATCACCTGAACTCACACGGTAGAGTTTTTCAAAAATCTTCTTCTGATTCGATTTGCTGATCCCGATACCATTATCCTGTATGCTTATCGTGATCCCATTGCGGGCGTTCTCCGTACTGACCAAAATCTGAGGTTTCTGCGGAGTGTATTTATTCGCATTATCGAGGATATTATTTATGGTATTGGTTATATGCATTTTATCAGCATAAATCACAGAGGGACTGGCCTTAAGATCTGTATTTATCTTTCCGTCTTTTATCTCAACCTGGAAACCGATCTTTTTAACCATATCGCGAATGACCTCATGAACATCAAAATGCTCACAGTTCAGCCGGAGTTGTCCTTTATCCAGGATGGCTGTCTGCAGTATTTTTTCAGCCATAACTCCCAGACGGGAATTCTCCTCGTTGATAACGCGAATATAGGTATCATACAGATCCTGCGTTTTGCTGACATCATTATCACTCAATGCCTGGCATGCCAAAGAAATGGTTGAGATCGGGGTTTTAAATTCATGGGTCATATTGTTGATGAAGTCGTTCTTCATCTCAGAGAGTTTCTTTTGCTTCAGGATAATAATTATGGTATAAGTAAACGATAAGATAATAATGATCATAAGGAGAGAGGATATAGAAAGCAGTCCCCACATCTGGCTTATCAGGAAACGTAGTTCGTTGGGAAAGAAAACCACAAGATAATCTCTTTCCGAAACCATATCGCTGGGATACAAAGTGAAGGCAAAGCCATCCTTGAGCAGGAGCGTAGGATCAACACCCATGCTGATGATAACCATTTTATTCCTCAACGGGCTGAAAACTCCGAATTTAAAATCCGTGTTGATGCTCTTTTTGTTGAATTCATCCTGTAACAAGGAGTCGAGAAGACTATAATTCAATCGTTGTTCAACATAACGATGCGGCCTGTTAAGAAGGATATTCTCAAAAATATCCCTGGTAAGAAAATATTTATTAAAGAATTTTTCCAGGTCGGCACGGTTGGTAATTTCCTGGATCTCTCTGAAAAGTTTAACACTGAGCGAATCTGTAACAAAGGGTACATTTTGCTCGTCTTTTAAAATATCAAGACGTTCTTTCATTTCCCTCGCCATCTCAATTTTCTCAAGCCGGAAAATAACATTGGATACTGCTTCGTTAACACTACGTGTGAAGTTGGCCTGCCGGACTGCGATGGTATTTTTTATCCAGTAAACCTGGATCACCATTAAACCCACAAGGGCCAATGTTATCAAAACTATGATGGAAAGAAAGATTCTTTTGTTCATAAAACAAAAGTAATGTTTGGCAATAACAGGATATTAAAATTAACTTTTTTTAACTTTCGTTAACGGCAGTTAACAAAAGTGGCATGAAATGTGTTATATTTTTGTAGTGCGTTCTTTATTTCATATATTTCTTCGTACCAATAATTTCATGTTAGTTTTACATTGTGCATTTTGATTCATGAATTTTGGTTTTTGGTTTGAC harbors:
- a CDS encoding GNAT family N-acetyltransferase; its protein translation is MRIVPALTHYLEMKTKPENLPDCFPEGFVVSRLPNPDPDKYLEIYRNIGEKWKWYNRLLVSREEIQKIIQHPDTRIYILHHNGRIIGFAELDMSVAGSVEIVYFGLSEAYIGKGLGKIFFGLVLQEAWNTHPERVWLHTCELDHPAALDFYRKAGFREYHSEYVNQTIK
- a CDS encoding beta-lactamase family protein encodes the protein MRATKIIFLLLIFLITCDRPSNLASTAPDQYASVTVPEPASIETKAAWIDSLFRQMACNNWFNGTVLYAEKGHLIYKNAFGYSKFKTRDSLNLNSAFQLASVSKMITAMSIMILKEREVLDFEDTLQKFLPDFPYQGITIRHLLTHRSGLSRYMTLAHNKWPDKSIPLSNDDMLELFEKYKPAPYFSPDNGFHYCNTNYALLASVVEKATGMPFGKFVREYIFLPLGMHDSFVYSLKNESGIPAYPPLEVMGHKNYRWRPYPVPDDYLNGVTGDKGVYASVEDLFRFDCALNDFALVSEKTLQQAFMPGSPKYWRRNDNYGFGWRIKTQEDSTVYHFGWWKGFRAYYIRDMAQGKTLIVLSNKEKGPGSAVLWNIVGDTLHPIRFQTREALFSSL
- a CDS encoding response regulator transcription factor — encoded protein: MDSEKINILLAEDDRNLGTILKAYLEAKGFNTTLGVNGQEALKAYQKQKFDFCIIDVMMPVMDGFSLAREIRLSDKEIPILFLTAKSMQEDKLKGFEVGADDYLTKPFNMEELVARIRAILRRASESKEEPMQDVFPLGSLKFDRTRQVLLTKEKEIRLTSKESALLELLCEHLNETVDRSIALTRIWHDDSYFNARSMDVYVTKLRKYLKADPSVELMNVHGVGFKLVAAPV
- a CDS encoding HAMP domain-containing histidine kinase; translation: MNKRIFLSIIVLITLALVGLMVIQVYWIKNTIAVRQANFTRSVNEAVSNVIFRLEKIEMAREMKERLDILKDEQNVPFVTDSLSVKLFREIQEITNRADLEKFFNKYFLTRDIFENILLNRPHRYVEQRLNYSLLDSLLQDEFNKKSINTDFKFGVFSPLRNKMVIISMGVDPTLLLKDGFAFTLYPSDMVSERDYLVVFFPNELRFLISQMWGLLSISSLLMIIIILSFTYTIIIILKQKKLSEMKNDFINNMTHEFKTPISTISLACQALSDNDVSKTQDLYDTYIRVINEENSRLGVMAEKILQTAILDKGQLRLNCEHFDVHEVIRDMVKKIGFQVEIKDGKINTDLKASPSVIYADKMHITNTINNILDNANKYTPQKPQILVSTENARNGITISIQDNGIGISKSNQKKIFEKLYRVSSGDVHDFKGFGLGLSYVKAIVDAHGGSVKLESELRKGTKFDVFLPYQTNKN